A DNA window from Methylobacterium sp. NMS14P contains the following coding sequences:
- a CDS encoding sigma-54-dependent transcriptional regulator — protein sequence MSGPAGAQAGTERVVFIDDEADVRRANGQSLELEGFFVEVFEAAEPALASILAAPPGVVVTDVRLPGLDGVALLARLRRVDPDLPVILITGHGDIRMAVAAMQEGAYDFLAKPYPAEALVGSVRRALERRRLVMENCALRARLDAAIEEDPAFLGTSPEIVGLRALVREVARADVDVLVFGETGSGKEVVAGALHRWSRRAARNLVAMNCGALPDSVVESELFGHEAGAFTGALKRRVGRIEHAQGGTLFLDEIESMPLPLQVKLLRVLQERTVEPLGTNEVRPVDMRVVAATKVDLGQAAAQGTFRDDLYHRLNVITITIPPLRDRGDDVLLLFQHFLRRAAEKFGRPVPPVTPAIRDHLRRHAWPGNVRELGHFAERCALGLAAAAQPAAELAAGGLTDQVDRFERQLIRDELIMASGDVRAAAEVLGLPRKTLYDKMARHGLTPGDYR from the coding sequence GTGAGCGGACCGGCGGGCGCGCAGGCGGGGACCGAGCGCGTCGTGTTCATCGACGACGAGGCGGATGTGCGCCGGGCCAACGGCCAGAGCCTGGAACTCGAAGGTTTCTTCGTCGAGGTCTTCGAGGCAGCCGAGCCGGCGCTCGCGTCGATCCTGGCCGCGCCGCCCGGCGTGGTTGTCACCGACGTGCGGCTGCCGGGCCTCGACGGCGTCGCCCTCCTGGCGCGACTGCGCCGGGTCGACCCAGACCTGCCGGTCATCCTCATCACCGGCCACGGCGATATCCGCATGGCGGTGGCCGCCATGCAGGAGGGTGCGTACGACTTCCTGGCCAAGCCCTATCCCGCGGAGGCGCTCGTCGGGTCCGTGCGCCGGGCGCTGGAGCGGCGGCGGCTGGTGATGGAAAACTGCGCGCTGCGGGCCCGGCTCGACGCGGCGATCGAGGAGGATCCGGCCTTCCTCGGGACCTCCCCGGAGATCGTGGGCCTGCGCGCTCTGGTACGCGAGGTCGCGCGGGCCGATGTCGACGTGCTGGTCTTCGGCGAGACGGGGTCCGGCAAGGAGGTTGTGGCGGGCGCCCTGCACCGGTGGAGCCGCCGCGCCGCGCGGAACCTCGTGGCGATGAATTGCGGGGCGCTGCCCGACAGCGTCGTCGAGAGCGAGCTGTTCGGGCACGAGGCCGGCGCCTTCACCGGGGCGCTCAAGCGCCGGGTCGGCCGCATCGAGCACGCGCAGGGCGGCACGCTCTTCCTCGACGAGATCGAGAGCATGCCCCTGCCGCTGCAGGTCAAGCTCCTTCGGGTGCTGCAGGAGCGGACCGTGGAACCGCTCGGCACCAACGAGGTGCGGCCGGTCGACATGCGAGTGGTGGCCGCCACGAAGGTCGATCTCGGGCAGGCGGCCGCCCAGGGCACTTTCCGCGACGACCTCTATCACCGGCTCAACGTCATCACGATCACGATCCCGCCCCTGCGCGACCGCGGGGACGACGTGCTGCTGCTCTTCCAGCATTTCCTGCGCCGCGCCGCCGAGAAATTCGGGCGTCCGGTGCCGCCGGTCACGCCGGCGATCCGCGATCACCTGCGCCGGCACGCTTGGCCGGGCAACGTCCGCGAGCTCGGCCATTTCGCCGAGCGATGCGCGCTGGGTCTCGCTGCGGCGGCGCAGCCCGCCGCCGAGCTGGCCGCCGGCGGCCTCACCGATCAGGTCGATCGCTTCGAGCGGCAGCTGATCCGCGACGAGCTGATCATGGCCAGCGGCGATGTCCGCGCCGCCGCGGAGGTCCTCGGCCTGCCGCGCAAGACCCTCTACGACAAGATGGCCCGGCACGGCCTGACACCGGGCGACTACCGCTAG
- a CDS encoding DUF6894 family protein, with protein MPRFFIDLHDGTELVRDKDGYDLPSLEAARSQAVKIMTRIAQGLSDQPGRQDYIAAVRDDAGVVRMRFRVSLDAGPVG; from the coding sequence ATGCCCCGCTTCTTCATCGATCTGCACGACGGAACCGAACTCGTCCGCGACAAGGACGGCTACGACCTGCCCAGTCTCGAGGCCGCCCGGTCGCAGGCCGTGAAGATCATGACGCGCATCGCACAGGGGCTCTCCGACCAGCCCGGCCGGCAGGATTACATCGCGGCAGTCCGCGACGACGCGGGGGTTGTGCGGATGCGCTTCCGTGTATCGCTCGATGCCGGCCCCGTCGGCTGA
- a CDS encoding catalase encodes MTELTALNAGHGGETHQTADADHPVLTTNHGTPVSDNQNQLKAGPRGPVLLEDEVYREKINHFDHERIPERIVHARGSAAHGYFECTESLADITVADLFQRKGQRTEVFTRFSTVAGGAGSIDTPRDVRGFAVKFYTREGNWDLVGNNIPVFFIQDAIKFPDLIHAAKMEADRGYPQAATAHDTFWDFISLMPESTHMIMWAMSDRTLPRTFANMEGFGVHTFRFINKEGKSTFVKFHWKPNAGLASTIWDETVKIAGADPDFQRRDLFERIERGDYPTWDLGVQLFDEAFANSQPYDVLDATKIIPEEVLPVRIVGRMVLDRYPDNYFAETEQAAFVPSHVVPGIGFTNDPLLQGRLFSYTDTQLSRLGSVNFHQLPINAAKGRASAAGCPFMNQQRDGHMQMAVPKGRANYEPNSLAKAGEPGGAREDATKGYKTFPSDEEGQKLRVRPESFADHYSQARLFFRSMDPAEQAHIASALVFELSKVSLEHIRLQMLANLRNVDEDLATRVADGLAMDLPPASPTAAPVLDMEPSPALRIIRGPLERHTLEGRTIGILIADGTNAGELQSLKKAIKAAGGHAMTIAPKVGKVPLSDGSAIAADAQLFGQPSVTVDGCAVILSEKAAGKLVKEAAAVQWVMDAFGHLKAIGTNAAAKPLLDKAGVEADEGVTDLSGFVDAAKKRYWDREPKVRTLA; translated from the coding sequence ATGACCGAACTGACTGCACTCAACGCCGGACACGGCGGCGAGACACATCAGACCGCCGATGCGGACCATCCCGTGCTGACGACCAACCACGGTACGCCGGTCTCCGACAATCAGAACCAGCTCAAGGCAGGGCCGCGCGGACCGGTCCTGCTCGAGGACGAGGTTTACCGCGAGAAGATCAACCACTTCGATCACGAGCGGATACCGGAGCGCATTGTTCACGCGCGTGGGTCGGCCGCGCACGGCTATTTCGAGTGCACTGAGAGCCTTGCCGACATCACCGTCGCCGACCTGTTCCAGCGGAAGGGGCAGCGCACCGAGGTGTTCACCCGCTTCTCTACCGTGGCGGGCGGCGCAGGCTCGATCGACACGCCTCGCGACGTGCGCGGCTTCGCAGTCAAATTCTACACGCGCGAGGGTAATTGGGACCTCGTGGGCAACAACATCCCGGTGTTCTTCATCCAAGACGCGATCAAGTTCCCGGATCTGATCCATGCCGCCAAGATGGAGGCCGACCGCGGCTACCCGCAGGCGGCAACCGCCCACGACACGTTCTGGGACTTCATCAGCCTCATGCCCGAATCAACCCACATGATCATGTGGGCCATGTCGGACCGCACGCTCCCGCGCACCTTCGCCAACATGGAGGGCTTCGGCGTCCACACTTTTCGGTTCATCAACAAGGAAGGGAAGAGCACCTTCGTCAAGTTCCACTGGAAGCCGAACGCCGGCCTCGCCTCGACCATCTGGGACGAGACCGTGAAGATCGCCGGAGCCGACCCGGACTTCCAGCGCCGCGACTTGTTTGAGCGGATCGAGCGCGGCGACTACCCGACCTGGGACCTCGGTGTGCAGCTGTTCGACGAGGCTTTTGCCAACAGCCAGCCCTATGACGTCCTCGACGCCACCAAGATCATCCCCGAGGAGGTGCTGCCGGTGCGGATCGTGGGGCGCATGGTGCTCGACCGCTATCCCGACAATTACTTCGCGGAGACCGAGCAAGCGGCGTTCGTGCCGAGCCATGTCGTGCCAGGCATCGGCTTCACCAACGATCCGCTGCTCCAAGGTCGGCTGTTCAGCTACACGGACACACAGCTGTCGCGGCTGGGCTCGGTCAACTTCCACCAGCTCCCAATCAACGCCGCGAAGGGGCGGGCCTCGGCCGCCGGCTGCCCCTTCATGAACCAGCAGCGGGACGGCCACATGCAGATGGCCGTGCCGAAGGGCCGAGCCAACTACGAGCCTAACAGCCTCGCAAAGGCCGGAGAGCCAGGCGGCGCCCGTGAGGACGCGACGAAGGGCTACAAGACCTTCCCCTCGGACGAGGAAGGGCAGAAGCTGCGCGTCCGGCCGGAGAGCTTTGCCGACCACTACAGCCAGGCGCGGCTGTTCTTCCGCTCGATGGACCCGGCGGAACAGGCGCATATCGCCTCCGCGTTGGTGTTCGAGCTGTCCAAGGTGAGCCTGGAGCATATCCGGCTGCAGATGCTTGCCAACTTGCGTAACGTCGATGAGGATCTGGCGACACGGGTCGCCGACGGGCTGGCGATGGACCTGCCCCCTGCCTCGCCGACCGCCGCACCAGTCCTGGACATGGAGCCGTCGCCGGCTCTTCGCATCATCCGCGGCCCATTGGAGCGGCACACGCTGGAAGGGCGCACCATCGGCATCCTGATTGCCGACGGCACGAATGCGGGCGAGCTGCAATCGCTGAAGAAGGCGATCAAGGCGGCGGGCGGCCATGCGATGACGATCGCCCCAAAGGTCGGAAAGGTGCCGCTCTCGGACGGATCAGCCATCGCCGCGGACGCACAACTGTTCGGTCAACCTTCGGTGACGGTCGATGGCTGCGCCGTGATCCTGTCCGAGAAGGCTGCGGGGAAGCTCGTGAAGGAAGCGGCCGCGGTGCAGTGGGTTATGGATGCGTTCGGGCACCTGAAGGCAATCGGCACCAACGCCGCCGCCAAGCCGCTGCTCGACAAGGCGGGCGTCGAGGCGGACGAGGGCGTGACCGACCTCAGCGGCTTCGTCGATGCAGCGAAGAAGCGCTACTGGGACCGTGAGCCGAAGGTCCGCACACTGGCATGA